The genomic DNA cagggaggccaTGGAACGATGGGTTTGGATTTTTCGTGTCGtctctcagctccagctgctgtttcCCACAGGGACCTGAAGGTCTCCAACCTGCTGATGACCGACAAGGGCTGTGTGAAGATAGGTGAGTGCTGGCACCTGCACTgggccctggctgctctgtgccatgaGCACggctcagagctgggctcccTCCTGACTGCCACTCTCTCTTGCAGCTGATTTTGGCCTGGCACGCACCTACGGGATGCCCCCTAAGCCCATGACCCCCAAAGTGGTGACCCTGTGGTgagtggcagtgccagggtgggtGTCCCACTGGCATAGGTGGTGCCAGCTCTGACACAGAGTGTCCCCTGTGCAGGTACCGtgcaccagagctgctgctgggcatgACCACCCAGACCACCAGCATTGACATGTGGTAaggggggctgggggctgcaggggggtccctggggagggCTGCACACTGCAGGGGCATCactgcaggggctcctgtgcTCCGCAGGGCTGCTGGCTGCATCCTGGCCGAGCTGCTGGCACACAAACCACTGCTGCCAGGCACCTCTGAGATCCACCAGATCGACCTGATcgtgcagctcctggggacacccaACGAGAACATCTGGCCGGTGAGAGCTCCCTGCCCGTTCTccccctgtcccttctccctggagctgccctggcccctccTCACACCCTGTTTCCCCCAGGGCTTCTCCAAGCTGCCCCTGGCCACGCAGTACACCCTGCGCAAGCAGCCCTACAACAACCTCAAGCACAGGTTCCCCTGGCTCTCGGAGGCTGGGCTGCGACTGCTCAACTTCCTCTTCATGTACGACCCCAAGAAAAGGTAAAGCCAGGCAGgctgtgggctgggcagggcagggacctgCCCCACGCTGTCCCCCAGCCTGGGGTGGTCCCTGCCACTTGTCCTTGTCCCCGCAGGGCCACGGCCAAGGACTGCCTGGAGAGCTCCTACTTCAAGGAGAAGCCCTTGCGTGAGTACTCGCCGTGctagggcagggcagggctggggggcttTGGCCCTGCTGACTGAGCCCTGTCTGTGCCCCACAGCCTGTGAGCCCGAGCTGATGCCCACCTTCCCGCACCACCGGAACAAGCGGGCGGCCAGCACGGCCCTGGAGAGCCAGGCCAAGCGCAGcaagccctgagctgtgccctggaacAGCCTGACGTGTCCTGGCTGAGGAGGATTCCCTCAGCCCAGCAGTCCCAGCGCCATGGGGACGGCTCCTCCATCCACCTGCCCGTGCAGGACAGGGCAGGCTCCGGTCTGCAGCCGggccagcagggccccagagccaggagagaggagagatggGGCCCGGGGATGCCCAGGCTTGGCAGGCTCAGTCCTGTCCCAGGCGGGTCCTGGTTTGTGCTGTCTGTGGGGGGAACCCCAACTCTGCCATCAATAAAAGCATCTGGCAGTGGCAACGTTGTGTAGAGTGAGGTGATTCTTTGGTGCCAGCAGGAgtgggagaagctgtggctctgctctccttcctctgtgtcaccctggggacaaggatACCCCCACGATGCCCCAGGTTCTGTCCCCCTTTAAGAGGACCCTGGTCCCCACTCTcagggagccaggagctgctcctgcagggcgCTGTGCTGTCAGGTATCCCTGCACCCCTGCACCTTGCTCCCCCTCACCAGGACAGAACACCCCATGCTGAGGCAGCCACTTTACTGATGCACAGAATAATTTACAGCAGCAGTGCCCGGGcgggagcagggcctggcaccGCTGTCTCGGGGGCTGATGAGTCCGGGTCCTTGTGCCAAGCAGCAGGGCCATGTCAGGagtggggcacagagccctgggccagcagcatgtccagctctgggcactgcgTCAGGaggggggcacagagccccgggccagcagcatgtccagctCGCTGCGCTGCAGCCACAGGCGCTGCTGCCGCTCCCCGTGCAGCTCCTGCCCGCGGTGCTGGCTGCGGCAGGCGCGGCCCAGGGCGCAGCCGCCCCCGTGCAGCTGCcggcaggtgctgcagcagtACGAGGGCAGCATGCCCCGCTGCAGGCACGAGTGCAGCTGGtagcagggcagctctggcacGGCCTGGGGGGAATCTCGGGGCTCCCCCAGCACCTGGGGACTTGTGCCGGTCCCCGCCAGCTCTGGCTGCGGGAACAGGTGAGAGGAGGTGTCCGGATCAGCGCTGCCCACAGGCTCTGGCCCCAGCGTGCTGTCGCAGCGGCCCCAGCCCCTCGCGGGCATGTCCTGAGGGTCCCTCCACAGCGCTGGGGGGGCTGTGTCCTTGCTGCCCGTGTCTTCAGGGCCGTCTGGCCTCTCCTGGTAGAGATCCATGCTGTCACCACAGTCGGGAGCCACCCTGCGCTGTGTCCCCGGgtcctgcagcatctccagccATCCCTTGGCACTCCCAGCCCGGTGCCgtgcctccagcagctcctcggCACGGGGCTGTCGCAGCTGCAGCGCCCGCTCTGCCAGGATCTCGCACTCCAGGCGGCAGGCCAGGAAGCCGACAGCGGCGGCGATCAGCGCGGGCCCCGGGGGCAGCCGGCCCACGGCCAGGCGGTGCCGCTCCCGCCGCTCGTAGCCCAGCCGGCCCAAACTCCGCAGCAGGTCGGCTTCGGGGAGCGCCGGGCGCAGCAGGTGCACGTAGGCGCCGGAGAAGGTCTGCAAGGAGAGCGGGGAGCGTGGCTGAGGGTGTCTGGGGACCCCCACGCCATCCCCTCGCCACCTCGGGGCCTCACCGGGATGCTGCCGAACTCCCGGCGCCACGGGAAGAGGTAGAGGTTGACGGCcgccagctccagcagccggAAGGCGCCGGCCAGGCCTCGCAGCGCCAGCCCGGGGTCGGGGTGGTCCCGCAGCCCCcgggccagcagtgccagggcgtCCTCGTGCAGCGCCTCCAGCAGCGccggctcctgctgcagccgcTGCCGCAGCCGCTCCGccacggcggggccggggcaggtCCCGGCGGGGCCGAGCTCCCGCTGCAGAGAGCGGCGGTACTCCCGGTGGAACTCCTGCCGCAATTCCTGCCCGAAGTCCTGCCGCTGCTCCTGCCGCAGCGCCGAGCCTGCACACATCCTGCGGGCACGGCAGCGTGAGACCCCTCCCGCGTACCCCGGGTCCCCCTCCCGATGCTGTGAAGATCCCCCGCCAAAGCCTCGGATGCGGAACTCCGCTCCCCCGAGGCCTCCCGGGCACCTCCCTGGTCCCAGTCCCCCCAGCGTCACTCCCCGGCCCTGGttccccccctccccaccaAGGGCTCCCGGTGGTCCCGGCCGGCCCCGGTTCCGCCCCGGTCCCGGTTCTCCCGCACCTGCCGCTCCCGGCCGCTCGcgctcccgccccgctccccTTCCGCGCGCACCGGGCCGGAACGCACGTGCCGCCCGTAGCTCCgccccggggcggggccgcgccacagcgccccctgccgggCGGGAGGACCCGCGGAGCGGCCGCAGCACCTGCCCGGGGTCTGGGGGTCCCGCGCCGCCCCCTCCTCACTGCAGCGACTCCACGTAGGACAGCGCGCTCTGCAGGGACGTCAGGCAGTACCCCTCCTCCCCGATCAGGTACCTGTGCCACAGCCATCGCACCGTCACCACCGCGACACCACCACAGGGGCCGCAGCATCATGGCTGGGACACTGCCGTGACCAGGATGACCAGAACCCCACCACGGGCACTGCACCATCCTGGCTGGGACACTGCCATGACCAAGAACCACCACGGGCACCGCAGCATCACAGCTGGGACGCTGCCGTGACCAGGACATCACCACGGGCACTGAACCATCCTGGCTGGGACACTGCCATGACCAAGAACCACCACGGGCACCGCAGCATCACAGCTGGGACGCTGCCGTGACCAGGACATCACCACGGGCACTGAACCATCCTGGCTGGGACACTGCCATGACCAAGAACCACCACGGGCACCGCAGCATCACGGCTGGGACGCTGCCGTGACCAGGACATCACCACGGGCACTGAACCATCCTGGCTGGGACACTGCCATGACCAGGACACCATCACACCCactgcccctcagccctgctgctatTCTGACCCACTCCCCGccctcacagccccatcccaggagGGTGCTGGTTTCCTGAGCCCAGGGGTGCCTGCATGCCCAGCACCCTGGCACGTACCCCTCATGGATGAACTCCTCCAGGGCCGCACACTCggacagcagctggggcagcccagTCTGCAGCACCACGTAGGACAGGATGGGCAGCAGGTCATCTGCCCCGCTGTGACAATAGGCGCTGTCAGCCATGCTGGCCACAGGGACTGGCACCCCAACACCGCGCTGGGCACAGGCCCCACACTGGTCCCTCACTCCCCGTGGCTCCTGCACTCACATGGCGGCCGTGGCGAGGCTCCGGCCGTCCCGGGAGCCGCAGTACTCCTCGGCACACTCGCAGATGCCGCGCAGGGCCCGCACTGTGGCACAGGGCGGGCGTCAGGGCCACCATCGCCACCCTGAGCCCCTGCCCCGCGCCCCCAGCGCTGCTCACCGATGCACTCGAGCTTCCTGCGGGGACAGCTCTCCAGCGCCATCAGCCGCAGGTCCTGCACGGCCGAGGCGTACGCGgggcggccgggcccgggcggGAAGAGGCGCGAGGCCAGCCCCATGTCGGCGGGGCCGGCGTGCCGGTGCCGCTCCATGCTGCGCGCCAGGGCCGCCTCACGGGGCTGCTGCACGGTCCTGCGGGCACGGAGGTGACAGGGAGGGGGCCAGGAAGGGGTCAGTGGGTCATAGAACCCCCAAAGAGGGTCGTGGTACCTGTAGAGGGCCAGGAGCGGGGCCCACAGCGGGGGGAAGAAAGCCTCCTCCAGGCAGGCCAGGCACTGGTCCTTGCCGGCGGCGGTGCCGAGCCCCTCGAAGGCCAGCAGAGTGAGAGCCAGCAGCCTGTCTGGGAGAGGCGAGACACAGAGCATGCTGGGACCCCCATCCTACCCACACCGGGACCCCCATCCTGCTCCCGCTCCCTCGGCTGTCCCTCACCGATGGCGTTGTGGATGTCCCTCACGACGCCCTTCAGCAGCTCCGGCAGCGCCGCGTCCTGCCCGGAGCTGGCCGGGGCCTCTGCGGGGGCCCAGCCCTCGGGGGACGCCAGGAACCGCTCCAGGTCCTCGAAGGAGCTCTCCcgggggggctcggggggctcggCGGGCCCCGGGGCGCCGCTGTCGGCCAGGGGAGTGCTGGAGTGGCTGTGCCGCAGCGCGGCCGGGCCGTGCTCGGGCACCGAGAACATGCAGTGCAGGCTGCGGGACGCTCGGAGCCGGCGGCACCCGGGCTCGGGGGGCAGCGAGGAGCCCCCGGCGTCCAGCGACAGGAAGGACAGGGCCGAGGGAGAGCCGGGGGAGGCGTCGGCGGGGCCGCGGCTGACGGCGGGGTAGAGGCGGGCGTACACCGCGCACTGCAGCCGCCGCAGCAGCTGCGAGATGGGGTGCTCGGGGCAGCTgcgggcacagggaggggatgggcAGGGGGCACCGGCAGCAGCCGCAGCCCCCTCGCTCTGGCAGGGCCGTGCCCACCCCTGCAGTACCTCAGGAGGCAGGAGAAGAGTCCTGATACCACGGAGAGATCCGCCGGGCTCCGCTTCAGCTGCGCCTTCCACTGCCTTGGCCAGTCCTGGGGAGTGTCCAGGGCTGGTCAGGGGGATGGTGCAGCACCCtgtcccagggcacagcctccTGTCCCGTGGCACAGCCTCCTGCCCCATGGCacagcctccagccctgccagcagcccctggcacacaCTCACATGGTCCTGCTCATACTCAAGGATGGCAGCGTAGAGTGCtcgctgctcctgctcctcggGGGTGAGTGCCACGCTGCTGGAGAACCTCCTGGGGACAGCCCGGGCCAGtgagggcactgctgggtgtcCCCGGAGCTCAGGGTCCCGCAGTGACATCCCCACTCACCGGTTGGCCGCCTCCTGCAGCCGCAGCCGCCGCTCTTCCATCTTGcgctgcagctgggccaggcacaGTTAAGGGCCCAGAGCCACCAGCGTGCTCACCCGCtgcccttctccctcctccatcccccaGCTGGGACCCTGCGTGGGGTGGgtgacagccaggacagggcaggggctcTTGGAGCAATCCCACAGGGAAGGATACAGTCTCCTCCCGGGCCTTGGCGATCACCAGGTTCTCCATCATCTGCCGCTGCAGGGACAGCGTCtgtggagcaggaggggagtTGGGGACATCCACCCACACCTCATGGACACCAGTGGGGATCCCCCAGGgaccctctccctgcctggctcccagctcctccccagcccccacTTGCCAGGGATGTTTTCTGCACAGCCTGGTTTGGGTTCAGCCGCGCCACCCGCGCCTCGTAGGCCGCCTTCAGCTTCTGGTTCTGCAGGGAGGCCTCCTCCAGCGGGGTCAGCTCCCTGTAGGAACAGCCTGAGCACTCGCCAGAGGGCACAGGACACGTGCCAGGACCACATCCTGCTCGTGACCCCGCAGGCGGGCACGGGGCCACCGCCAGTCCTTGTGCGGCAGTTCTTGCCAGACCCCGTGTCCCAAACCCCTCGTGTTTGAACCCCCCATGTCCTACCCGCTGTGTTTGAAACTCCCATGTCCATCTCGCTGTGTTTGAGACTCCCACGTCCCCGCCCTGTATCCCAGCCCACATCAGCCCCCATCCTCCACCACTctgtgtcccagcccggtgACCCTGCCCCATGTTCCATCTCCCAGCTCCAAGCCCCCCGTACTTCCGAGCGCTCTGTGCCTCGGCGATCTGCAGCTTCTGGAAGATCTCCGGGGGCAGGAACGGCGAGAGCTTTCCTCCCTCGTCCGAGCAGACCCTGCGGTGCCTGGGGAGGGGCGCCgggcccccgccccgctcctGTGCGGCCGCTTTCACCTGGGCTTtccctggggagggggcaggaCAGGCGGGCTGTGCCCCACCACCGGCCTGGCCCTGCGGGGACACCCGGCTCCCCAAAACGGGACCCGCACCCCTCACTCACCCAGCGCCGCCGCGATGGATTTCACCCTCTCCAGGCACTGCTCCGCCAGCTTCAGCAGTTTGGGGGTGTCAGGGGTGACGCCCTCGCTGTTCTCTGTGGGGAGGGCGTGCTGAGGGCACTGCAGGACCTGCACCCACCGCCCTGGTTCGGCGGGGGGCACACGGGCTCCTGCCCTACCTGTCCCTGCCgcctcctcctgcagggcctgggcgATCAGCGTGATGCTCTTCAGGTACTCCACGTACGCCTCCTGCCAAGGcgggggctgagcagggacccGGGCAGGGGAGCTCGGGAACCCCCCCGGCCTCGGGGGACCGCAGCTCCGGCTCCCAGCGGGGAACAGGGCAGCCCGGGGTTGAGGGGGCAGCCCGGGGATGCGGCCCCGGCAGCGGGGTGTGAGTCCAGGGCCGCGGGGGGAGCCCCGAGATGAGGGTGAGCCGCGGGGTGCCGGATGAGACCGGGGGTGCTGCCCCGGGGATGGGGGTGAGGCCGGGGACGAAGCCGAAGGATGCGGGGGAagcccagggatgcaggagaaGCCGGGGATGCGGAGGGAGCCCCGGGATGCAGGAGGAGCCCCGGGATGCAGGAGAACCCGCAGATGCAGCCCCGGGGATGGGGGTTGAGCCCGGGGTAGCGGGGGGAGCCCCGGGGGTGCAGTCCCGGCGCTGCGGCCGAACCCGGGGGTCCCTCCCCGGCCGTGCCCGCGCTCACCCTGGTCCGGCCGGCGCTGTCCATGCCCAGGGCGCCGCTCGCCGCCCTCATGGCTCCCTGCAGGCCGCGGCCCCCCCGGCCCGGCGCGGGCCCCTCGGCGCCCCCCGGCGCGGCCATGGCCGCGGGGCCGCCCGGAACGGCGCGCTGGGGCCGCGGGCCCGCCCGGAGCGCGGCGGGACGGACCGGGCGCGGCGGGTCCCCCCGGCCGGCGGGGGCGCTGCGGGCGGGCGGAgccgccgggcccggcggggaCGATGAAGCGCGATCGGCGCGGGCGGTTCCTGGCGGCCCCGGGCGGCCCCCGGCCcccccccgcgccccgccggACCCCCGGCACGGCCGCCCGCAGCTCCGAGCCCGCCGAgccccccgcggccgccgcctgCGCACCGGAGGCAGGTGAGGCCCGAGCGCGGGGACcggggcggggggagcgggggcACGGCCGGAGCCGTTTCCCCGGGGCCGGAACCGCCGCGGGGGCACCGGCGGGACCGGCCGCCACCGGCACGGGCTGCGAGCACCGGGTACGGGCGAGGCTCGGTGTGGCGGGGCTCCCTCCGCACGGCCGGGTCAGAGCCCCCGTCCCGGGGCTCGGTACCGAGCGGGCGGCAGGTCAGAATTTGCCCGTTTGTGTGGAGTTTCTGCCCCCTGAAACACGGAACATCCCGGTGCCGGTAACGGCAAGGTAAGGAGCAATTCGGCACACGGGCAGGGAGAGCGGGGGCTCCTCCCGCTATCTCGGGGTGCTCTGCCGCTGCCTGCTGCGGTTTGGCCGTGACCGGGACCCTCCCTCCATCCCGGTTTGGGGCTGCCTGGGACCCTCCCGCCATCCCGGTTTGGGGTGGCTGGGAGCCTCCCGCCATCCcggtttggggtttggggtggctGGGAGCCTCCCGCCATCCcggttttgggtttggggtggctGGGAGCCTCCCGCCATCCcggtttggggtttggggatgcCTGGGACCCTCCCGCCATCCCGGTTTGGGGTTTGGAGGTGCCTGGGAGCCTCCCGCCATCCCGGGTTGGGGTGGCTGGGAGCCTCCCGCCATCCCGGTTCGGGGTTTGGGGTGGCCGATACCCgggtgtgctgcagctggggcaggagataAGCGAGATCTCCAATGGCTCCCGTGGGTGCTGGGACACCGGCGTTGCCCCGGGACAGCGGCTGGCACGCGAGGCACGCTCTGACGGGGGGTTCAGCCACCCAAGACTCTCCCCCGGGAggtgctgccctgtcccagctgtcctgGGAGCCTGCTCCACCCCCGGGTTCTGAGCGTGGCTGGGTTGgatcagggctgggagaggccgtGCTCGGGATTCCCGTCACGCCTGGGatcagcagagggatggagatcATCCCAGAGAACGGGGATGGCGCAGGTGACACTGCTGGGTGACACTGCCCCACGCCAGGGCGCTGCTGGGGAGCtgagggatgggacagccagcGCTGGGGCAGCCAAGGGACACAGTGCCAAAATACCTGGGAGATAAACACTCGGGAAGAGCTGCTGGAACCAAGGGATGGCATTGGCAGAGTCCTGGGAACCCCACAGCACGGAGCAGGCTCTGCCACCGGCACAGCGGGGCCAGAAGGGCTGATTTTGGGTCAGCTGCTGTTCTTTTCCTGCCTGGATTTCCCGTGCTTTGCTGAAGGCAGGGCTAGGGCggcagctgggatggaggagaggGGAGCACCTTTGGCTGCCTCGGTGCCACCCCTCAGCAGCCGCGTCTGCTCCTCCCGGGCAGGAATCGGCCGGGCGCTGAGCACCGGCTACTGCCGCCTGTGCCACGGCAAGTTCTCCTCGCGGAGCCTGCGCCATGCCTTTGGCAAGGTGCCCGTGCTGGGCGAGAGCTCGGAGAAGCAGCGCCGCGTGGACCAGGTGTTCTTCGCCGACTTCCAGCGCCTGGTGGGCGTGGCGGTGCGCCAGGACCCCGCGCTGCCCCAGTTCGTCTGCAAGAAATGCCATGCCCAGTTCTACAAGTGCCGCAGCGTGCTCCGCGCCTTCATCCAGAGGGTGAACGCCTCGCCCACGGGCCACGCCAAGGCCAAAGGAAAGTACGTGGCCTTCCTCGCCTCCCGTGCTGCCCCGTGTTCCTCTGTGTTCCCCCGTTCTGCCCCGTGCTGCCCCGTGTTCCTCCGTGTTTCCCCGTGCAGCCCCGTGATCCCTCCAtaacccccaaaccccactgtGCCCCTCTGGTTTTTGCAGGAGCAGCGGGGTCCAGGCACAGCCGGGTATGGAAGGAGGTGCCTCCTGCCTGGGTGAGTGCCcaccctctttttctttctgcctcaGCATCAGTGGAGGAATGATGGGTGGTAGGGCGTCTGGGAGGGTTCTGGTGTGCTTTGACACAGCTGGTTAAGgttctccttcctccctttgGCTGCTCAGGGGTACCTTCACCTTCCTGAGCTGGGCCAGACAGGCAGAGGCTCACCTCGGGGTGCgaagagcaggcagagcagattTGGGTGGCAGTGCCTGGCCTGTCCCAGCTGGTGTTGGACACTGGTGACAATTGGAAATATGAAATTCCCTTTGAGCTGTGAATGATGGAGGGAGGTGGTGCAgccactgtccctggaggtgtttaggGAAAAACTGgatggagg from Melospiza georgiana isolate bMelGeo1 chromosome 14, bMelGeo1.pri, whole genome shotgun sequence includes the following:
- the SPATA2L gene encoding spermatogenesis-associated protein 2-like protein, with the translated sequence MCAGSALRQEQRQDFGQELRQEFHREYRRSLQRELGPAGTCPGPAVAERLRQRLQQEPALLEALHEDALALLARGLRDHPDPGLALRGLAGAFRLLELAAHPGEAPRWRGDGVGVPRHPQPRSPLSLQTFSGAYVHLLRPALPEADLLRSLGRLGYERRERHRLAVGRLPPGPALIAAAVGFLACRLECEILAERALQLRQPRAEELLEARHRAGSAKGWLEMLQDPGTQRRVAPDCGDSMDLYQERPDGPEDTGSKDTAPPALWRDPQDMPARGWGRCDSTLGPEPVGSADPDTSSHLFPQPELAGTGTSPQVLGEPRDSPQAVPELPCYQLHSCLQRGMLPSYCCSTCRQLHGGGCALGRACRSQHRGQELHGERQQRLWLQRSELDMLLARGSVPPS
- the VPS9D1 gene encoding VPS9 domain-containing protein 1 isoform X1, encoding MAAPGGAEGPAPGRGGRGLQGAMRAASGALGMDSAGRTREAYVEYLKSITLIAQALQEEAAGTENSEGVTPDTPKLLKLAEQCLERVKSIAAALGKAQVKAAAQERGGGPAPLPRHRRVCSDEGGKLSPFLPPEIFQKLQIAEAQSARKELTPLEEASLQNQKLKAAYEARVARLNPNQAVQKTSLTLSLQRQMMENLVIAKAREETLQRKMEERRLRLQEAANRRFSSSVALTPEEQEQRALYAAILEYEQDHDWPRQWKAQLKRSPADLSVVSGLFSCLLSCPEHPISQLLRRLQCAVYARLYPAVSRGPADASPGSPSALSFLSLDAGGSSLPPEPGCRRLRASRSLHCMFSVPEHGPAALRHSHSSTPLADSGAPGPAEPPEPPRESSFEDLERFLASPEGWAPAEAPASSGQDAALPELLKGVVRDIHNAIDRLLALTLLAFEGLGTAAGKDQCLACLEEAFFPPLWAPLLALYRTVQQPREAALARSMERHRHAGPADMGLASRLFPPGPGRPAYASAVQDLRLMALESCPRRKLECIVRALRGICECAEEYCGSRDGRSLATAAIGADDLLPILSYVVLQTGLPQLLSECAALEEFIHEGYLIGEEGYCLTSLQSALSYVESLQ
- the VPS9D1 gene encoding VPS9 domain-containing protein 1 isoform X2, whose product is MRAASGALGMDSAGRTREAYVEYLKSITLIAQALQEEAAGTENSEGVTPDTPKLLKLAEQCLERVKSIAAALGKAQVKAAAQERGGGPAPLPRHRRVCSDEGGKLSPFLPPEIFQKLQIAEAQSARKELTPLEEASLQNQKLKAAYEARVARLNPNQAVQKTSLTLSLQRQMMENLVIAKAREETLQRKMEERRLRLQEAANRRFSSSVALTPEEQEQRALYAAILEYEQDHDWPRQWKAQLKRSPADLSVVSGLFSCLLSGAPGPAEPPEPPRESSFEDLERFLASPEGWAPAEAPASSGQDAALPELLKGVVRDIHNAIDRLLALTLLAFEGLGTAAGKDQCLACLEEAFFPPLWAPLLALYRTVQQPREAALARSMERHRHAGPADMGLASRLFPPGPGRPAYASAVQDLRLMALESCPRRKLECIVRALRGICECAEEYCGSRDGRSLATAAIGADDLLPILSYVVLQTGLPQLLSECAALEEFIHEGYLIGEEGYCLTSLQSALSYVESLQ